AAGCCgaataagaaagaaaaaaaaaacatctccATATTTACACATCAACGTAGTTCTCCTCCCTACCgtcgattaaaaaaaataaaaaaaaaagaaagaaagaaaacaaccATCGTTAATTTGCAATATTCATCGTGCATCACCCGCAGCAGCTTCCACGGCAACTCCTTTATTTTTCTGCATGGTCAGAACAAAACTGGGCAGCGGAAGGTCGCTGGGCGGCGGCGAAAGCGAGTAAATgcactcctcctcctccttcactTTCCTCTCTACCCGCGCCTGAGAGCTGCCGCTTCCCTTCCTCTGATTCACGGGCTTCGCTTGCTTCTCCGTCGATCTCGTTGCCTTggtaggaagaggaagaagagggggaAACTGGAGAGAAGCAGGAGGAAGAGAGGCCCAATAACTCATCTGCTGCTGCTGCAAATTATAATGCGATATAGGTCCAAAATGTTGGTGATTAGGAAGGAGTTGATTCAAGGATGATGAGTTGAGAGACGTGTGTCTGGACCTCATTGCaaaccctcctcctcctcctcctcctcctcctcctcctccccccgAAGAATCAACGACGACTCTTCTTCGGGCTTGATCTACCATAACGCTCTCCATTTCAATAAACAAATTCAATGAAAATTAACCTACCAGACCAATTTACATACGATCATCTGCACGTTCCATGGCTAGCTGCTTCATTTATACAGGAGGAGCAAGCAGCAGGAGGATCGACGTTCGACGCTCTCACCATAGACGATGATCGATATCTTGTTGTTTAGGTGACGACGCGATCGCGTCTACTTGGAATCCCGAGACAAACACAAAGATGATAATAATAACGTGTGAGCTAGTGCTGGGGCGGCGACCGACCTTTGTATGTGGTCCGTACGATGGCAGGGGATGCCGCCATCGGACGGCCATCTGCCTCCTCGGGGTTGCTCTCGCGGGCCACGCGGAAAGCGACGGAAACCCGCTCCGGCTTTAATATTATACGCGTGTATGTGGTGCTTTATTTATTATAACTACTTGCCACAAATAAATATTGgccaatattttatttttttcaattaattgtaaaTAATCCCACTTGCCTTGGCTTAATCACAAgctagttaattttaatttgtaattctGTTATGAACTATCTGGATATATATATCTAATATTTATTCGCACTTCTTTACTTTGTttaattagaagaaaaaaaacgaTGTCATTTTTGGGGAAAATGATTGATGATGACATCAGGAAAGTGCTTTGCTGGTGGAGCACCGACCACTCTCGCGACATCAGAATCCACGGCCACAtggttttctttatttctttcttcAAGTTGTGGTTTCAGGCGAATCTTCGGCACCTTCAGAGAAAAATGACTTCTTGTGATCTTTTCAAATTGTTTTAATCATTATACATATCCAAtgacctcttttttttttctttttcctgttttttttttttaaaaaaagagaatATGTTAAACGAAATACGAAGGAAAAGAATAAATGGATACCTTGTATTCTTGACGTTGAGCTTATCTGCCACCTCCTCCTACgaataaaaaaaagagaaaaatgtcCTAGCAGTTTTCTATATTTTCTTGCATCCTCGATTATCAGACATGCTGCTTTCTTCTATCATTTACCGAGAAAAGCATTGCCTACTAGTTTCACATATTCATCTCCAACTACAAACAGGAAGAAGGTCACAAATTGCAATTACTGTCCAGCCATAAGAACTAAGTGGCTGCCACAGATTGACGTCCACTAATTGCAACTATTCATCTCCAACCACAAATTGATGTTTCTCGAGTTGCAAACATCAAGTCGAACTAAGTGGGAAATAGTGACAGATTTTATAGTGGCCTTACATCACTCAAAGGCCCACTGGTTCTCTCTGcggatctcttcttcttcttcaggtgTAAAGTCATTCTTTATATTGAAAGACCTGCGAATTTCTGCTGGAGTTTTGCCCTTAATCATATCGGCAACACTTTGGCAAGTCAGATCTAGCAACGGTTTGATGTCCAGATAGTTTGCTGCCTGAAATCATAAAAAGGAATCATCAGAGgtggaattcaaagttaagtggcCGGACAGCACAAAGCATAAAAAGTCGTAAGAAAATCCAacggaaaaaaatgaaagagagGGTCTTGGGTGGGTATAGAGATAAAATGAGACTGAGGCGAGAGAGAGAACAGAAAAAAACAAACTAAAAACATAGACTTCTTGGTTTGCATAGTTGATGCCTCCCTAGACAGTCATATAATCCTGAGATTGTTCAATTAACTACAGTCCCTAACAATCAACTAGATGCCTAggtaaatatatattttcaaatagcCCAATTCGAGCGTAACTTCAATATTCATTTCAAATagtcaatttttttaatttaggtgGGATAATCATCCATGATGAATAGTTGCCATTGACCATAAAAGTAAGGATGGCAAGGATCATTCAAATCATTGGGTGACTCCCTGGCATTGCACCGAGATGAACAAAAGGCAAAACAAGATTTTATTAAGTTGAAAGACAAGATCAAGAGATAATAGGATCCCATTTAAAGGCCTCAACCATGACCAATTTTCCTTCAAGTTGATGATAGCTAACTGATTACTAAAGTTACTTATTCAAACTTAGCAGTGAATAAACAAGATCCCAATTTACGATgagtaattaaaataaaatttcacttatTTTAAAACCCATAAAATTTGAGACTTTCTAATCAAATTCCTAATTTGAATTTGCATCTTTCTACCCCACTAAATAAACTTCTCTATCAAGTGAATTCACTGGAAATTCAAGATGAAACTGCTGAATTTTCTAAAATAAGTAACAAATTTGACATTAATTCAACACCCAAGAACATTATATATAGGAATATTGCAAAACAAAAAACAAGTGGTACATGGATTATTTGTAAAATTGGAATAATATTTTGCATCTTTGATTCTCTTACACTATACTACTAATGAACCTCTAGTATTGTCCTAATCTCCCTTATTGCTTGTTCGTTTTGCTGCAATCATCCTGCACAACTATTTCATAATTCTAATCTAGTAATCCATCCCATGCAAATGGAGATTGAAGACAACAACACTACCAGG
This window of the Zingiber officinale cultivar Zhangliang chromosome 3B, Zo_v1.1, whole genome shotgun sequence genome carries:
- the LOC121967610 gene encoding protein AF-17-like, whose translation is MKQLAMERADDHQARRRVVVDSSGGGGGGGGGGGGGFAMRSRHTSLNSSSLNQLLPNHQHFGPISHYNLQQQQMSYWASLPPASLQFPPLLPLPTKATRSTEKQAKPVNQRKGSGSSQARVERKVKEEEECIYSLSPPPSDLPLPSFVLTMQKNKGVAVEAAAGDAR